The following proteins are encoded in a genomic region of Glycine max cultivar Williams 82 chromosome 18, Glycine_max_v4.0, whole genome shotgun sequence:
- the LOC106797162 gene encoding uncharacterized protein isoform X3 — translation MFTFLCEPSLPHFPHFPTSLSLLFFIATPPSRHTTITPHPLFFSSSRHHHRATPSLLFFIAATMAAPPSRHTPSSFLHRDTTMAAPPSRHAPPSRFDFTTQTRSSGQFLYETVSSTEGTR, via the exons ATGTTCACTTTTCTTTGTGAACCTTCACTTCCCCACTTCCCCCACTTCCctacttctctttctcttcttttcttcatcGCGACACCACCATCCCGCCACACCACCATCACGCCACaccctctcttcttttcttcatcGCGGCACCACCACCGCGCCACaccctctcttcttttcttcatcGCGGCAACCATGGCGGCACCACCATCGCGCCACACTCcctcttcttttcttcatcGCGACACCACCATGGCGGCACCACCATCGCGCCATGCACCACCATCGCG attcgATTTCACCACACAGACACGCTCCAGTGGACAGTTTCTTTACGAAACCGTTTCTTCAACTGAAGGAACCAG ATGA
- the LOC106797162 gene encoding uncharacterized protein isoform X4: MFTFLCEPSLPHFPHFPTSLSLLFFIATPPSRHTTITPHPLFFSSSRHHHRATPSLLFFIAATMAAPPSRHAPPSRFDFTTQTRSSGQFLYETVSSTEGTRNIWYQVPGCNTVFL, encoded by the exons ATGTTCACTTTTCTTTGTGAACCTTCACTTCCCCACTTCCCCCACTTCCctacttctctttctcttcttttcttcatcGCGACACCACCATCCCGCCACACCACCATCACGCCACaccctctcttcttttcttcatcGCGGCACCACCACCGCGCCACaccctctcttcttttcttcatcGCGGCAACCATGGCGGCACCACCATCG CGCCATGCACCACCATCGCG attcgATTTCACCACACAGACACGCTCCAGTGGACAGTTTCTTTACGAAACCGTTTCTTCAACTGAAGGAACCAG GAACATATGGTATCAGGTACCTGGGTGCAATACAGTTTTCCTCTAG
- the LOC106797162 gene encoding uncharacterized protein isoform X2, whose protein sequence is MFTFLCEPSLPHFPHFPTSLSLLFFIATPPSRHTTITPHPLFFSSSRHHHRATPSLLFFIAATMAAPPSRHTPSSFLHRDTTMAAPPSRHAPPSRFDFTTQTRSSGQFLYETVSSTEGTRKFEAPGPIAFGDC, encoded by the exons ATGTTCACTTTTCTTTGTGAACCTTCACTTCCCCACTTCCCCCACTTCCctacttctctttctcttcttttcttcatcGCGACACCACCATCCCGCCACACCACCATCACGCCACaccctctcttcttttcttcatcGCGGCACCACCACCGCGCCACaccctctcttcttttcttcatcGCGGCAACCATGGCGGCACCACCATCGCGCCACACTCcctcttcttttcttcatcGCGACACCACCATGGCGGCACCACCATCGCGCCATGCACCACCATCGCG attcgATTTCACCACACAGACACGCTCCAGTGGACAGTTTCTTTACGAAACCGTTTCTTCAACTGAAGGAACCAG GAAATTTGAGGCCCCTGGGCCAATAGCTTTTGGCGACTGCTGA
- the LOC106797162 gene encoding uncharacterized protein isoform X5, whose product MFTFLCEPSLPHFPHFPTSLSLLFFIATPPSRHTTITPHPLFFSSSRHHHRATPSLLFFIAATMAAPPSRHAPPSRFDFTTQTRSSGQFLYETVSSTEGTRKFEAPGPIAFGDC is encoded by the exons ATGTTCACTTTTCTTTGTGAACCTTCACTTCCCCACTTCCCCCACTTCCctacttctctttctcttcttttcttcatcGCGACACCACCATCCCGCCACACCACCATCACGCCACaccctctcttcttttcttcatcGCGGCACCACCACCGCGCCACaccctctcttcttttcttcatcGCGGCAACCATGGCGGCACCACCATCG CGCCATGCACCACCATCGCG attcgATTTCACCACACAGACACGCTCCAGTGGACAGTTTCTTTACGAAACCGTTTCTTCAACTGAAGGAACCAG GAAATTTGAGGCCCCTGGGCCAATAGCTTTTGGCGACTGCTGA
- the LOC106797162 gene encoding uncharacterized protein isoform X1, whose product MFTFLCEPSLPHFPHFPTSLSLLFFIATPPSRHTTITPHPLFFSSSRHHHRATPSLLFFIAATMAAPPSRHTPSSFLHRDTTMAAPPSRHAPPSRFDFTTQTRSSGQFLYETVSSTEGTRNIWYQVPGCNTVFL is encoded by the exons ATGTTCACTTTTCTTTGTGAACCTTCACTTCCCCACTTCCCCCACTTCCctacttctctttctcttcttttcttcatcGCGACACCACCATCCCGCCACACCACCATCACGCCACaccctctcttcttttcttcatcGCGGCACCACCACCGCGCCACaccctctcttcttttcttcatcGCGGCAACCATGGCGGCACCACCATCGCGCCACACTCcctcttcttttcttcatcGCGACACCACCATGGCGGCACCACCATCGCGCCATGCACCACCATCGCG attcgATTTCACCACACAGACACGCTCCAGTGGACAGTTTCTTTACGAAACCGTTTCTTCAACTGAAGGAACCAG GAACATATGGTATCAGGTACCTGGGTGCAATACAGTTTTCCTCTAG